Proteins encoded within one genomic window of Rhodobacteraceae bacterium LMO-JJ12:
- a CDS encoding DUF2062 domain-containing protein, translating into MVFKRRDKRPIWKIVGEFIYPRGGWLRAARYIRHRLHRLPDPPHKISRGIWAGVFTTFTPFYGLHFLVAALIAFVMQGNILAALLATFFGNPLTYVPIAVVALSTGHWLLGTEFDPEHVERSLGGKFSDAGHDLWHNFMSMFTHDTPDWSGLSVFYDEVFFPYMIGGILPGIVTATVCYYLAVPLIQAYQKRRTGRIKAKFDAIKSKRAAAKAKDKAKLKD; encoded by the coding sequence TTGGTCTTCAAACGACGCGACAAACGCCCGATCTGGAAAATCGTGGGCGAGTTCATCTATCCCCGCGGTGGTTGGCTGCGCGCCGCGCGCTATATTCGCCATCGCCTGCACCGTCTGCCTGATCCGCCTCACAAGATTTCGCGCGGCATCTGGGCCGGTGTTTTCACCACTTTCACACCTTTTTACGGCCTGCATTTCCTGGTCGCCGCGCTCATTGCCTTCGTCATGCAGGGCAATATTCTGGCCGCCCTTCTGGCCACCTTCTTCGGCAACCCGTTGACATATGTGCCGATTGCCGTGGTCGCGCTCTCAACCGGCCACTGGCTCTTAGGGACCGAGTTTGATCCCGAACATGTCGAACGCTCGCTCGGCGGCAAGTTTTCAGATGCCGGGCATGATCTGTGGCACAACTTCATGTCCATGTTCACGCATGACACTCCAGATTGGAGCGGTCTCTCGGTCTTTTATGACGAAGTGTTCTTTCCTTACATGATCGGCGGCATTCTTCCCGGAATTGTCACCGCAACGGTTTGCTATTACCTCGCCGTTCCGCTGATTCAGGCCTATCAAAAACGCCGCACAGGCCGGATCAAAGCCAAGTTCGACGCGATCAAGTCCAAACGCGCCGCCGCCAAGGCCAAGGACAAGGCCAAACTCAAAGACTGA
- a CDS encoding bifunctional (p)ppGpp synthetase/guanosine-3',5'-bis(diphosphate) 3'-pyrophosphohydrolase → MIPVEDLITRVRAYNPKTNEDLIRAAYAFGKAAHDGQYRHSGEPYFSHPVEVAMILADQRLDDATLITALLHDTIEDTIASYPEVEARFGRNIADLVDGVTKLTNLQLSSTETKQAENFRKLFIAMSRDMRVILVKLADRLHNMRTIRAMRVEKQVQKARETMDIYAPLAGRMGMQWMREELEDLAFRVLNPEARASIMRRFITLQRETGDVVERITSDMKSELKKAHIHAMVLGRAKKPYSVWRKMQEKELSFSRLSDIYGFRILTDTEESCYAILGVIHRRWRAVPGRFKDYISQPKSNGYRSIHTTVSGRDGRRVEVQIRTHQMHDVAESGVAAHWSYRDGVPSENPFAVDPAKWVAGLTERLQDDDDHEDFLEAVKLEMYADQVFCFTPKGEVVKLPRGATPIDFAYAIHTRIGDACVGAKIDNMRVPLWTRIKNGQSIEIITAEGQVPQATWLDIATTGKAKTAIRRALREVDRERYIKLGRELARAAFEHVGKRATDKALVTAAKKLRLSGRNELLARLGSAELTSRKMIEALYPELATDDGAEISSERAVIGLAADQSMHRAPCCQPLPGERIVGITYRGRGVVVHAIDCATLMNFEDQPERWLDLHWQPGKHPPIYSVTLDLTIGNDAGVLGRICTLIGEQKANISDLRFLDRKPDFFRLLADVDLRDAEHLHRLTSVLEAESDVAAIERYRDPALAGLQGGTGGSQGEKQPSGETAN, encoded by the coding sequence ATGATCCCTGTCGAAGACCTGATCACACGGGTCCGCGCTTATAATCCGAAAACCAACGAAGACCTGATTCGTGCGGCTTATGCTTTTGGCAAAGCCGCACATGACGGCCAATATCGCCACTCGGGCGAGCCGTATTTCTCCCATCCCGTCGAAGTGGCGATGATACTCGCTGATCAGCGGCTCGATGATGCCACCTTGATCACCGCGCTGCTGCACGACACGATCGAAGATACCATCGCCTCCTACCCCGAGGTCGAAGCCCGCTTTGGCCGCAATATCGCCGATCTCGTCGATGGCGTCACCAAGCTGACCAATCTTCAGCTCTCTTCGACCGAAACCAAACAGGCCGAAAACTTCCGCAAGCTTTTCATCGCCATGTCGCGTGATATGCGGGTGATCCTGGTCAAACTGGCTGACCGGTTGCACAACATGCGCACGATCCGCGCCATGCGTGTCGAAAAGCAGGTCCAAAAGGCGCGTGAAACCATGGATATCTATGCCCCGCTGGCCGGGCGCATGGGTATGCAATGGATGCGCGAAGAACTCGAAGATCTCGCCTTTCGCGTCCTCAACCCCGAAGCGCGCGCCTCGATCATGCGCCGTTTCATCACGCTTCAGCGCGAGACCGGAGACGTTGTCGAACGCATCACCTCCGATATGAAATCCGAGCTGAAAAAGGCCCATATCCACGCCATGGTACTGGGGCGCGCGAAGAAGCCCTATTCGGTCTGGCGCAAGATGCAGGAGAAAGAGCTTTCCTTCTCGCGTCTCTCGGACATCTACGGTTTCCGCATCCTCACCGATACCGAGGAAAGCTGCTATGCGATCCTCGGCGTGATTCACCGCCGCTGGCGCGCCGTGCCGGGCCGCTTCAAAGATTACATCAGCCAGCCAAAATCAAACGGCTACCGTTCGATCCATACCACCGTTTCGGGCCGCGATGGCCGCCGGGTCGAGGTTCAGATCCGCACCCATCAAATGCACGATGTCGCCGAATCGGGCGTGGCCGCGCATTGGTCCTATCGCGACGGCGTGCCGTCGGAAAACCCGTTTGCTGTTGATCCCGCCAAATGGGTCGCGGGCCTGACCGAACGGCTTCAGGACGATGACGATCACGAGGATTTTCTCGAAGCGGTCAAACTTGAGATGTATGCCGACCAGGTGTTCTGCTTCACCCCCAAGGGCGAGGTGGTCAAACTGCCGCGCGGTGCCACCCCGATTGACTTCGCCTATGCCATCCACACCCGCATCGGCGATGCCTGTGTTGGGGCCAAGATCGACAACATGCGCGTGCCGCTCTGGACCCGCATCAAGAACGGCCAATCCATCGAAATCATCACCGCCGAAGGTCAGGTGCCCCAGGCCACATGGCTCGATATCGCCACCACCGGCAAGGCCAAGACAGCGATTCGCCGCGCCCTGCGCGAGGTTGACCGCGAACGTTACATCAAACTCGGGCGCGAACTGGCCCGCGCCGCGTTTGAACATGTCGGCAAGCGTGCTACCGACAAGGCGCTCGTGACCGCCGCCAAAAAGCTCCGTCTTTCCGGGCGAAATGAGCTTCTGGCCCGTTTGGGTAGTGCCGAACTCACATCACGCAAGATGATCGAAGCGCTCTATCCCGAACTCGCGACCGATGACGGCGCCGAGATCAGCTCCGAACGCGCCGTCATCGGCCTTGCTGCGGATCAGTCAATGCACCGCGCCCCCTGCTGTCAGCCGCTGCCGGGCGAACGCATCGTCGGAATCACCTATCGCGGCCGTGGCGTGGTGGTGCATGCCATTGATTGTGCAACCCTGATGAATTTTGAGGATCAACCGGAGCGCTGGCTCGATCTGCACTGGCAACCGGGCAAGCACCCGCCTATCTATTCCGTGACACTCGATCTCACCATCGGCAACGATGCCGGCGTTCTGGGGCGGATTTGCACATTGATCGGCGAACAAAAGGCCAATATCTCCGACCTGCGGTTCCTCGACAGGAAACCCGATTTCTTCAGGCTTCTCGCTGATGTCGATCTGCGCGATGCCGAACATTTGCATCGCCTCACTTCGGTGCTTGAAGCCGAAAGTGATGTTGCCGCGATCGAACGCTATCGCGATCCCGCCCTCGCCGGACTACAAGGGGGCACAGGCGGCAGTCAGGGCGAGAAACAACCGTCTGGCGAAACGGCGAACTGA
- the rpoZ gene encoding DNA-directed RNA polymerase subunit omega has product MARVTVEDCVDKVPNRFDLVMLAAHRAREISAGAPITVERDNDKNPVVALREIAEETQSAADLHERLIESNQTQIEVDEPEDDAMALLMGAEQDKPDEDDVSEEQLLRALMEAQGQG; this is encoded by the coding sequence ATGGCCCGCGTGACAGTAGAAGATTGCGTCGACAAGGTTCCAAACCGATTCGATCTGGTGATGCTCGCCGCCCACCGTGCGCGCGAAATTTCCGCCGGCGCGCCGATCACCGTGGAACGCGACAACGACAAGAATCCCGTCGTTGCCCTGCGTGAAATCGCCGAAGAAACCCAATCCGCCGCCGACCTGCACGAGCGTCTGATCGAAAGCAACCAGACCCAGATCGAGGTTGATGAGCCCGAAGACGACGCCATGGCCCTGCTTATGGGTGCCGAACAGGACAAGCCCGACGAAGACGATGTCTCCGAAGAACAACTCCTGCGCGCGTTGATGGAAGCACAGGGCCAGGGCTGA
- a CDS encoding HAD family hydrolase codes for MSIRHVSFDLDGTLINSFATMKVAWEAATSELGINCGFAEYRRYVGLPFPKILAMLGLSNFEIELTEIYFANTRRLYDQIPLIDGADEILKWCSAQGLGTSIITSKPRQNSELILEKMGFEVEKLVCGDDLSRGKPDPMAGRLLCEAFDLAPAQVLYVGDAIFDFQFALNAGMDFILFDNHGDNRLPKNLLNPVKSVSGLSDIKAYLG; via the coding sequence ATGAGCATTCGTCACGTCTCCTTCGATCTCGACGGCACGCTGATCAATTCCTTCGCAACGATGAAAGTCGCGTGGGAGGCCGCCACCTCTGAGTTGGGCATCAACTGCGGCTTTGCCGAGTATCGACGCTATGTCGGCCTGCCTTTCCCGAAAATCCTCGCCATGCTGGGCCTGTCGAACTTCGAGATCGAATTGACCGAGATCTATTTCGCCAACACCCGGCGGCTTTACGATCAGATCCCGCTGATCGATGGTGCCGACGAGATCCTGAAGTGGTGCAGCGCCCAGGGCCTGGGGACTTCGATTATCACCTCCAAACCGCGCCAGAACTCCGAATTGATCCTTGAAAAGATGGGCTTCGAGGTCGAAAAGCTTGTCTGCGGTGATGATCTCTCACGCGGCAAGCCTGATCCGATGGCGGGTCGGCTGTTGTGTGAAGCCTTTGACCTCGCTCCGGCCCAGGTGCTTTATGTCGGTGACGCGATCTTCGATTTCCAATTCGCCCTCAACGCCGGAATGGACTTCATCTTGTTTGACAATCACGGCGACAATCGCCTGCCCAAGAACCTGCTCAACCCGGTGAAAAGCGTCTCCGGCCTCTCCGATATCAAGGCCTATCTCGGCTGA
- the kdsB gene encoding 3-deoxy-manno-octulosonate cytidylyltransferase has product MPQDVIALIPARLESSRLPNKPLKSICGLPMIVHVAKRSQLAKGVTRVAVCTDSIEILMVCEKFGIEVCMTRASHQNGTERIAEAAETMGLSDTDVIVDVQGDEPFVKPDYIEQVAEFTRASGYGCVVPHQFMEERGNLNRVKLVSHEDRVLYFSRADVPCHFGAIPQPLKKHLSIIGFRLPALRKFAAHAPTPLEEMERIELMRLVELGEPIGTFLQDGTSLSVDTPEDYELACRMMERDVLFRDKLQKEALK; this is encoded by the coding sequence ATGCCCCAAGACGTTATCGCCCTGATCCCCGCCCGGCTGGAAAGCTCACGGCTGCCCAATAAGCCGCTAAAGTCTATTTGCGGCCTGCCGATGATCGTGCATGTCGCCAAGCGAAGCCAGCTTGCCAAGGGCGTCACCCGCGTCGCCGTCTGCACCGATTCAATCGAGATCCTGATGGTGTGCGAGAAATTCGGCATCGAGGTCTGCATGACCCGCGCCAGCCACCAGAACGGCACCGAACGCATTGCCGAAGCCGCCGAAACCATGGGCCTGTCGGATACGGACGTGATTGTTGACGTGCAGGGCGACGAACCCTTCGTCAAACCCGACTACATCGAACAGGTCGCCGAATTCACCCGCGCCAGCGGCTATGGCTGTGTCGTGCCGCACCAATTCATGGAAGAGCGCGGCAACCTCAACCGGGTCAAGCTGGTGTCGCACGAAGACCGGGTGCTCTATTTCTCGCGCGCCGATGTGCCCTGCCATTTCGGCGCGATCCCGCAGCCGTTGAAAAAGCACCTCTCGATCATCGGTTTCCGCCTGCCCGCCTTGCGCAAATTCGCCGCCCACGCGCCCACCCCGCTTGAGGAGATGGAGCGTATCGAGCTGATGCGCCTTGTTGAGTTGGGCGAACCCATCGGCACCTTCCTGCAAGACGGCACCTCGCTCTCGGTCGACACACCCGAAGATTACGAACTGGCCTGCCGGATGATGGAACGCGATGTGCTGTTTCGCGATAAACTCCAGAAGGAGGCGCTGAAATGA
- the folK gene encoding 2-amino-4-hydroxy-6-hydroxymethyldihydropteridine diphosphokinase, which translates to MDQVTLIALGSNQPSPAGPPVATLRAALAKLDASDGLSLRKVSRLYQTPAFPLGSGPDYINAAAAFDCNVTPHTLLKRLHEVESSLERHRKTRWAARTIDLDMLAFGAAVLPDRLTWRHWRDLPENLQSQAAPDELILPHPRLQDRGFVLVPLAEIAPDWRHPILDQSVSEMLAALPPDALVGITPI; encoded by the coding sequence TTGGATCAAGTCACACTCATTGCGTTGGGCTCAAATCAGCCGTCACCCGCCGGCCCACCCGTCGCGACGCTACGCGCGGCGCTGGCAAAGCTGGACGCAAGTGATGGCTTGTCCTTGCGTAAAGTCAGCCGCCTTTACCAGACCCCGGCATTCCCGCTAGGGTCCGGGCCTGACTACATAAATGCCGCCGCGGCATTTGACTGCAACGTCACGCCGCACACCCTGCTCAAGCGTCTGCACGAGGTTGAATCCAGCCTCGAAAGACACCGCAAGACACGCTGGGCGGCACGCACGATTGACCTTGATATGCTGGCATTCGGAGCAGCTGTTTTGCCTGACAGGTTGACTTGGCGTCATTGGCGCGACCTGCCGGAAAATTTACAATCACAGGCTGCACCTGATGAATTGATCCTGCCCCACCCACGACTTCAGGATCGCGGTTTTGTTCTCGTTCCTCTGGCTGAAATCGCGCCCGATTGGCGCCACCCGATACTGGATCAGAGCGTGAGCGAAATGTTGGCCGCCCTGCCGCCCGATGCGCTCGTCGGCATAACGCCGATCTGA
- a CDS encoding NYN domain-containing protein: protein MFYKDERLALFIDGSNLFAAAKALGFDIDYKLLRHEFMRRGKLLRAFYYTALLEHDEYSPIRPLVDWLHYNGFSMVTKPAKEYTDSMGRRKVKGNMDIELCVDAMELAPRVDHIVLFSGDGDFRPLVESLQRQGVRVSVVSTIRSQPPMIADELRRQADNFIELDELKDVIGRPPREPMPERSPAMSEED, encoded by the coding sequence ATGTTTTACAAGGACGAGCGGCTGGCGCTGTTCATCGATGGCTCGAATTTGTTTGCAGCAGCCAAAGCTCTTGGTTTTGATATCGACTACAAGTTGCTGCGCCATGAGTTCATGCGCCGGGGCAAGCTTTTGCGGGCGTTTTACTATACTGCGCTTCTGGAGCATGACGAGTATTCTCCGATCCGCCCACTGGTAGATTGGTTGCATTACAATGGGTTCTCGATGGTGACGAAGCCCGCCAAGGAATACACCGACAGCATGGGACGCCGGAAGGTGAAGGGCAATATGGACATCGAGCTGTGCGTCGATGCCATGGAGCTGGCGCCGCGGGTGGACCATATCGTGCTGTTTTCCGGCGACGGCGATTTCCGCCCGTTGGTGGAGAGCCTGCAACGTCAGGGTGTGCGCGTTTCGGTGGTTTCGACCATCCGCAGCCAGCCGCCGATGATTGCTGACGAGCTGCGCCGTCAGGCGGACAACTTCATCGAGCTTGATGAGTTGAAGGATGTTATCGGGCGCCCGCCGCGGGAACCGATGCCCGAGCGTTCGCCGGCGATGTCGGAAGAGGACTGA
- a CDS encoding TetR/AcrR family transcriptional regulator: protein MRNDAREKRAEEIEAAAYGVLEAKGFGGLSMLAVARAAKASNETLYRWYGDKQGLFAALIARNTDVVRAALERVGGGGDAMADLSRVGPILLSMLLGPRAVALNRAAAADGSGALGRALGRAGRDVVGPWIAGVMARAIEAGQLGGAEPGEMAEVWFALLIGDAQIRRVTGAMGMPGPEEIAARSEAAMRRLSRLFPAG, encoded by the coding sequence ATGCGAAACGACGCGCGGGAAAAACGGGCCGAAGAGATCGAGGCGGCGGCTTATGGCGTGCTGGAAGCCAAGGGTTTTGGCGGGCTTTCGATGTTGGCGGTGGCCAGGGCGGCCAAGGCCAGCAACGAGACGCTGTATCGATGGTATGGTGACAAGCAGGGGCTTTTTGCGGCGTTGATTGCACGCAATACCGATGTCGTACGCGCGGCGTTGGAAAGGGTCGGAGGGGGGGGCGATGCGATGGCGGACCTGTCCCGCGTGGGGCCGATTCTGCTCAGCATGTTGTTGGGACCGAGGGCGGTCGCGCTCAATCGGGCGGCGGCGGCGGATGGGTCGGGCGCGTTGGGTCGGGCGCTGGGCCGGGCAGGGCGGGATGTGGTCGGACCGTGGATTGCCGGTGTGATGGCGCGGGCGATCGAGGCCGGGCAGCTGGGCGGCGCAGAGCCGGGCGAGATGGCCGAAGTCTGGTTTGCGCTGTTGATTGGGGATGCGCAGATCAGGCGGGTCACTGGCGCGATGGGGATGCCGGGACCCGAGGAAATTGCCGCGCGGTCCGAGGCCGCGATGAGGCGATTGAGTCGGCTTTTCCCGGCGGGCTGA
- a CDS encoding c-type cytochrome, with the protein MRFKPLVTLALVVSTLGLAWLGWVSLSPGASARVDGLFPYDDPAVLALGKPLYDDNCASCHGANLQGEPNWRDRDSDGYLPAPPHDASGHTWHHPDAQLFAITKHGTSALVGGDYKSRMDGFADSLSDAEILAILAYIKSTWPPQIIARHNQMNAAQQ; encoded by the coding sequence ATGCGCTTCAAACCCCTTGTCACCCTCGCCCTCGTCGTCTCCACTCTTGGTCTTGCATGGCTCGGCTGGGTGTCGCTCTCACCCGGCGCTTCTGCCCGCGTCGACGGTCTCTTTCCCTATGACGATCCCGCCGTTCTCGCCCTTGGCAAACCGCTCTACGATGACAATTGTGCAAGCTGCCACGGCGCCAATCTCCAGGGAGAGCCCAACTGGCGCGACCGCGATTCCGACGGCTACCTTCCTGCCCCACCCCATGACGCCTCGGGCCACACCTGGCATCACCCGGATGCCCAGCTTTTTGCGATCACCAAACATGGCACCTCTGCCCTTGTCGGCGGCGACTACAAATCCCGCATGGACGGCTTTGCCGATAGTCTCTCCGACGCCGAAATCCTCGCCATTCTGGCCTATATCAAGTCGACATGGCCGCCCCAGATCATCGCGCGCCACAACCAGATGAACGCCGCCCAACAATAG
- the ispH gene encoding 4-hydroxy-3-methylbut-2-enyl diphosphate reductase, translating to MTKPPLTLFLAAPRGFCAGVDRAIKIVEMAIEKWGAPVFVRHEIVHNKYVVDDLRAKGAVFVEELSDCPDDRPVIFSAHGVPKAVPAEAARREMVFVDATCPLVSKVHIEAERHSAEGLQIIMIGHAGHPETIGTMGQLPEGDVLLVETVADVAQVVVRDPARLAFVTQTTLSVDDTSEIVEALQARFEGIRGPHKEDICYATTNRQEAVKAIAAHAQAILVVGAPNSSNSRRLVEVARRAGCTYSQLVQRAGEIDWRALEGVRSVGVSAGASAPELLVDEVIEALKERFDVTIEEVETAKEAVEFKVPRVLRKAE from the coding sequence ATGACCAAGCCACCGCTTACCCTTTTTCTTGCTGCACCGCGCGGGTTTTGCGCCGGGGTGGACCGGGCAATCAAGATTGTCGAGATGGCGATCGAGAAATGGGGGGCGCCGGTGTTTGTGCGCCATGAGATCGTACACAACAAGTATGTGGTGGATGATCTGAGGGCCAAGGGGGCGGTGTTTGTCGAGGAATTGAGCGATTGTCCGGATGATCGGCCGGTGATCTTTTCCGCGCATGGCGTGCCCAAAGCCGTACCAGCCGAGGCGGCACGCCGCGAGATGGTGTTTGTCGATGCGACCTGTCCGTTGGTGAGCAAGGTGCATATCGAAGCCGAACGCCATAGCGCCGAAGGCTTGCAGATCATCATGATCGGTCATGCCGGGCATCCCGAGACCATTGGCACGATGGGGCAATTGCCCGAGGGCGATGTCTTGCTGGTCGAAACGGTGGCGGATGTGGCGCAAGTTGTGGTGCGCGATCCGGCGCGGTTGGCCTTTGTGACGCAGACCACGTTGAGCGTGGATGATACGAGCGAAATCGTGGAGGCGTTGCAGGCGCGATTTGAGGGTATCCGCGGGCCGCATAAGGAAGACATTTGTTACGCGACGACCAACCGGCAGGAGGCGGTGAAGGCGATTGCCGCCCATGCGCAGGCGATATTGGTGGTGGGGGCGCCGAATTCGTCTAATTCACGGCGGCTGGTCGAGGTGGCGCGGCGGGCGGGCTGCACCTATTCGCAACTGGTGCAGCGGGCGGGCGAGATCGATTGGCGGGCCTTGGAAGGGGTGCGGTCGGTTGGGGTCAGCGCCGGGGCGTCGGCGCCGGAGTTGTTGGTGGATGAAGTGATCGAGGCGCTGAAAGAGCGTTTTGACGTGACCATCGAGGAAGTAGAGACCGCAAAGGAAGCGGTGGAGTTCAAGGTGCCGCGCGTGCTTCGGAAGGCGGAGTGA
- a CDS encoding glutathione S-transferase family protein, whose product MSAAAPVLIGYCHSVYTRMVRIALIEKGVTCAYREHDPFSGEGAQNPHPFGRVPVLLHDGFTLCETAAITGYVDEAFVGPPLMPADHRGRARVREVIGMADAYAYWPLVRQVHSHGAFGPAMGEVSDESILREGLAAAPGVLAALETVAAEGLVLADGFGRADCHLAAMIGAFVQVPEAARMLGDYPALSDWWARVAQRVSVRASETPLPSKS is encoded by the coding sequence GTGAGCGCGGCTGCGCCGGTTCTGATCGGCTATTGCCACAGTGTCTATACACGGATGGTGCGGATTGCCTTGATCGAGAAGGGTGTTACGTGCGCCTATCGGGAGCATGATCCGTTTTCAGGTGAGGGGGCGCAGAACCCGCATCCCTTCGGACGGGTGCCGGTTTTGTTGCATGATGGCTTTACGCTTTGCGAAACGGCGGCGATCACCGGGTATGTGGATGAGGCGTTTGTCGGGCCGCCATTGATGCCAGCCGACCATCGGGGGCGCGCGCGTGTGCGCGAGGTGATCGGGATGGCGGATGCCTATGCCTATTGGCCGCTGGTGCGCCAAGTCCATTCGCACGGGGCGTTCGGGCCTGCGATGGGCGAGGTGTCGGACGAGAGCATTTTGCGCGAAGGGCTGGCGGCGGCGCCGGGTGTTTTGGCGGCGCTGGAGACGGTTGCGGCGGAGGGGTTGGTTTTGGCCGATGGCTTTGGTCGGGCCGACTGTCATCTAGCGGCGATGATCGGTGCGTTTGTTCAGGTGCCGGAGGCGGCAAGGATGCTGGGCGATTATCCGGCGCTGTCGGATTGGTGGGCGCGGGTGGCGCAGCGGGTATCGGTCAGGGCGAGTGAAACGCCCCTTCCAAGCAAGTCGTAG
- a CDS encoding LysE family translocator, producing MSIQFLITAIVVVLAPGTGVIYTLATGVGQGRRAAFWAAVGCTFGIVPALGAAVLGVAAVLHASALLFQIVKFAGVAYLLWLAWQALKDGGALAVQSECAAQPGWRVAWRGMLINVLNPKLSIFFLALLPPFLSGDPASVTREMVLLGGVFMALTFVVFVGYGLFAAQARSLILGNARLMRWINRSFAAIFAALAGRLALERV from the coding sequence ATGTCTATCCAGTTTCTGATCACCGCGATCGTGGTGGTCCTGGCGCCCGGCACCGGGGTGATTTACACGCTGGCTACCGGGGTTGGGCAGGGCAGACGGGCGGCTTTCTGGGCGGCAGTCGGCTGTACCTTCGGGATTGTGCCTGCGCTAGGCGCGGCGGTTTTGGGGGTGGCGGCGGTATTGCATGCTTCGGCGCTGTTGTTTCAGATCGTGAAATTCGCGGGTGTGGCGTATTTGCTTTGGCTGGCATGGCAGGCTCTGAAAGACGGCGGGGCGCTGGCGGTGCAATCAGAGTGCGCGGCGCAACCGGGATGGCGCGTGGCGTGGCGCGGGATGCTGATCAATGTTCTGAACCCGAAGCTGTCGATCTTTTTCCTCGCGCTGTTACCGCCGTTTTTGTCGGGCGATCCGGCATCGGTGACACGCGAGATGGTGTTGTTAGGGGGCGTCTTCATGGCGCTGACCTTTGTCGTGTTCGTCGGTTACGGGTTGTTTGCGGCCCAAGCGCGAAGCCTGATCTTGGGGAATGCACGGCTGATGCGCTGGATCAACCGCAGCTTTGCCGCGATCTTTGCCGCTTTGGCCGGTCGATTGGCACTGGAGCGCGTATGA
- a CDS encoding class I SAM-dependent methyltransferase, with the protein MSRDATIAIYDAKAVEYAGLTESLGESRQLEAFGAALPEGAKVLDLGCGPGFYAGWLARRGFDVEARDGSGEMVELARAHAGVSARQMLFEELDDAALFDGVWANFSLLHLPKADFSGVLQRIHRAGKPGMVFHIGMKLGTGEGPDGIGRFYAYYSEDELEAHLKDAGFNVTARWRGRSKGLSGEMAEHVMMLCHG; encoded by the coding sequence ATGAGCCGGGATGCGACAATTGCCATTTATGATGCCAAAGCCGTGGAATATGCCGGGCTGACCGAGAGCCTTGGGGAATCGCGCCAGCTTGAGGCGTTTGGGGCGGCTTTGCCGGAGGGTGCGAAGGTGCTCGATCTGGGATGTGGGCCGGGGTTTTATGCCGGTTGGCTGGCGCGTCGTGGTTTTGACGTCGAAGCGCGTGACGGGTCGGGCGAAATGGTGGAACTGGCGCGGGCGCATGCGGGTGTGAGCGCGCGCCAAATGCTGTTCGAGGAATTGGACGATGCGGCGCTATTTGACGGTGTTTGGGCCAATTTCAGTCTCTTGCACCTGCCGAAGGCCGATTTCTCCGGTGTATTGCAGCGGATCCATCGGGCGGGAAAGCCGGGCATGGTGTTTCACATCGGCATGAAGCTGGGAACCGGCGAGGGGCCAGACGGGATCGGGCGGTTCTATGCCTATTACAGTGAGGACGAATTGGAGGCGCATTTGAAGGATGCAGGTTTTAACGTGACCGCACGCTGGCGTGGGCGGAGCAAGGGGCTTTCTGGTGAGATGGCCGAACATGTGATGATGCTCTGTCATGGCTGA
- the rnhA gene encoding ribonuclease HI, translating into MAELFAYTDGACSGNPGPGGWGVLMLAKEGERVVKERTLCGGEAETTNNRMELLAAINALEVLGRASKITVITDSAYVKNGVTGWMFGWKKNGWRTASRKPVKNVDLWQRLDEAQARHEVRWEWVKGHAGHPENERADELAREGMAPFKTSAKCARLLCLITLPCWSLH; encoded by the coding sequence ATGGCTGAGCTTTTTGCCTATACCGATGGGGCGTGCAGCGGCAATCCGGGGCCGGGAGGCTGGGGTGTGCTTATGCTTGCCAAGGAGGGTGAGAGGGTCGTCAAGGAGCGCACGCTCTGCGGCGGCGAGGCCGAGACGACCAACAACCGCATGGAGCTTTTGGCGGCGATCAATGCGCTGGAGGTTCTGGGGCGGGCGAGCAAGATCACGGTGATCACGGATTCGGCCTATGTGAAGAACGGGGTCACGGGGTGGATGTTTGGCTGGAAAAAGAACGGCTGGCGCACGGCGAGCAGGAAGCCGGTGAAGAATGTCGATCTGTGGCAGCGGCTGGACGAGGCGCAGGCGCGCCATGAGGTGCGTTGGGAATGGGTCAAGGGTCATGCAGGCCACCCTGAAAACGAGCGCGCCGATGAGTTGGCGCGCGAGGGGATGGCGCCGTTCAAGACGAGCGCGAAATGCGCGCGGTTGCTCTGCTTGATTACGCTGCCGTGCTGGTCTTTGCATTGA